A part of Paenibacillus sp. sptzw28 genomic DNA contains:
- a CDS encoding glycoside hydrolase family 88 protein — protein sequence MKRLESKVDRMIGQIGDKCPHFAGKDGVYDNIGTDWWTTGFLPGILWVMYDMTGKEHYKEAAWHWDEVLEEWFVKPTVELHHDVGFQFLSTAVIKHMVTGDEDGLRRGLEAANFLAARFNPVGSFIRAWNEDKHGWAIIDCMLNISLLFWASRVTGDPRYKHIAVRHADTTLKYAIREDGSVNHIISFDPETGEFIEAFGGQGYSATSAWSRGTAWALHGFANAYRNTGDIRYLSVSKRIAHFFLASLPEDSVPYWDFRVESLDGEPRDSSAAAIAASGLIEIAAAVPSGEARLYAGAAERILLSLTENYGTWDKPEHEAILVGGTGNKPANSFIDGSLIYGDYYYVEAIAKLNGWKNRIY from the coding sequence ATGAAACGCCTGGAATCGAAAGTCGATCGAATGATCGGCCAAATTGGGGATAAATGCCCTCATTTTGCAGGTAAGGACGGCGTTTACGATAATATCGGCACGGATTGGTGGACGACCGGTTTTTTGCCGGGTATTCTTTGGGTGATGTACGACATGACGGGCAAAGAGCATTACAAAGAGGCTGCCTGGCATTGGGATGAAGTGCTTGAGGAATGGTTCGTGAAACCGACCGTCGAGCTGCATCATGATGTCGGCTTCCAGTTTCTTTCCACTGCCGTAATTAAACATATGGTAACCGGAGATGAGGACGGGCTGCGCAGAGGTCTCGAAGCGGCTAATTTTCTGGCTGCGCGTTTCAATCCGGTCGGCAGCTTTATCCGTGCATGGAACGAAGATAAACACGGTTGGGCGATTATCGACTGCATGCTGAACATTTCGCTGCTGTTCTGGGCAAGCCGGGTAACCGGGGATCCAAGGTACAAACATATTGCGGTCCGCCATGCGGATACCACATTGAAATATGCAATCCGTGAAGACGGGTCCGTCAATCATATTATCTCGTTCGATCCGGAAACCGGCGAATTTATTGAAGCGTTCGGCGGTCAGGGCTACTCTGCCACCTCTGCTTGGAGCCGGGGAACCGCATGGGCGCTCCACGGATTTGCCAATGCTTATCGAAACACGGGCGACATCCGGTACTTGAGTGTTTCCAAGCGCATCGCCCATTTCTTCCTCGCATCTCTTCCGGAGGACAGTGTGCCTTATTGGGATTTCCGTGTCGAGTCATTGGACGGGGAACCAAGAGACAGCTCGGCTGCAGCCATCGCCGCTTCCGGCTTGATCGAGATCGCCGCCGCTGTGCCGTCAGGTGAAGCCCGCTTATATGCCGGAGCCGCAGAACGCATCCTTCTGTCGCTTACAGAGAACTATGGTACATGGGATAAGCCTGAGCACGAGGCGATTCTAGTCGGAGGAACCGGTAATAAGCCTGCGAACAGTTTTATCGACGGCTCCCTCATCTACGGCGATTATTATTACGTTGAAGCCATTGCAAAGCTGAATGGTTGGAAGAACCGCATATATTAG
- a CDS encoding bifunctional 2-keto-4-hydroxyglutarate aldolase/2-keto-3-deoxy-6-phosphogluconate aldolase: MKKIKLLQRISTEGVVAVLRGESPEEVVEMAKQCIEGGIKVIEVTMTVPFALRAIERLAASYSSDTEDPSKFAIIGVGTALDPETARAAILSGAEFVVGPSLNPATVTLCNRYSIPVMPGVMTVKEIQEALELGVDIVKLFPGNLYSPSMIKAIKGPVPQANIMPTGGVTLENLGEWIKAGAVAVGIGSDLTTEAVKTGNFDLIAARSAKYVEAYKAARLK; this comes from the coding sequence ATGAAGAAGATAAAACTGCTGCAGCGCATTTCTACGGAAGGTGTGGTTGCCGTGCTTAGAGGCGAATCACCTGAAGAAGTAGTTGAGATGGCCAAGCAGTGTATCGAGGGCGGAATCAAGGTTATCGAAGTGACGATGACAGTCCCTTTTGCACTACGGGCGATCGAGAGGCTGGCCGCTTCGTATTCCAGCGATACGGAGGACCCTTCGAAATTTGCGATCATCGGCGTTGGCACGGCGCTCGATCCGGAGACGGCCCGGGCCGCGATACTTAGCGGAGCAGAATTTGTCGTCGGACCGTCGCTTAATCCGGCAACCGTTACATTGTGCAACAGGTACAGCATTCCTGTTATGCCGGGCGTAATGACGGTTAAAGAAATCCAGGAGGCGCTGGAGCTTGGTGTCGACATCGTCAAGCTGTTCCCTGGCAACCTGTATTCCCCATCCATGATCAAGGCGATTAAAGGACCCGTTCCGCAGGCAAATATCATGCCTACCGGCGGCGTCACGCTGGAAAACCTCGGTGAATGGATTAAGGCGGGTGCGGTTGCAGTAGGCATCGGCTCGGACCTTACAACTGAAGCCGTGAAGACGGGTAATTTCGACCTGATCGCGGCACGCTCGGCCAAATACGTCGAGGCATACAAAGCTGCCAGGCTCAAATAG
- the cls gene encoding cardiolipin synthase — protein MTILLHLNTTVTILNIVLAITVIFLERRNVGVTWAWLMVLLFLPVVGFVLYLIFGQNLSKQKLYKIKRRNREMIAALIENQRRDFRQNHISFNDAAIADYRDMIYMNLTSGFALYSQDNTVDIFTNGNDKFDSLFKDIEQATDSIHLMYYIVENDNLGKKLVETLARKAGEGVQVRFLYDDIGSHKLPKRFCDSIKEAGGYVAAFFPSRIPYLNYRVNYRNHRKLAIIDGKIGYIGGFNVGDEYLGLNRRFGYWRDSHLRITGSAVQQMQAQFLLDWNLASSNQIDGANERSFFPTIEGTGNVGIQIVSSGPNHELEQIKNAFIKMVNSAKESICIQTPYFIPDESLLGALKMAVLSGVEVRMMIPSKPDHKMVYLASFSYLGDLMEEGMKCYLYEKGFLHAKTIVVDGKVASVGTANVDIRSFKLNFEVNAVLYDTATAARLKRIFEEDMQHCTELTYEAYKARSMLQRFKESCTRLLSPIL, from the coding sequence ATGACCATACTTCTCCATTTGAATACAACGGTAACTATTCTAAACATCGTACTGGCCATCACGGTCATATTTCTCGAGAGACGCAACGTCGGCGTAACTTGGGCATGGCTTATGGTGCTGCTGTTTCTGCCGGTGGTCGGTTTTGTGCTTTATCTGATATTCGGGCAAAATTTAAGCAAACAAAAATTGTATAAGATAAAAAGACGCAACAGGGAAATGATAGCGGCTCTTATTGAAAACCAGCGCAGGGATTTCCGGCAAAATCATATATCGTTCAACGATGCGGCGATTGCGGATTACCGGGATATGATTTATATGAACTTAACGAGCGGCTTTGCGCTTTATTCTCAGGATAATACCGTCGATATCTTTACGAATGGAAACGACAAATTCGATTCTCTGTTTAAAGACATCGAACAGGCGACGGATTCGATTCATCTGATGTATTATATCGTGGAAAACGACAATCTGGGGAAAAAACTGGTCGAGACGCTCGCCCGGAAAGCCGGGGAGGGGGTCCAGGTCCGGTTCCTGTATGACGATATTGGAAGTCACAAGCTGCCGAAGCGTTTTTGTGATTCCATTAAGGAAGCGGGCGGCTATGTCGCAGCTTTCTTCCCATCGAGAATTCCTTATCTGAACTATCGGGTCAATTACCGCAACCACCGGAAGCTGGCCATTATAGACGGGAAAATCGGGTATATAGGCGGCTTCAACGTAGGGGACGAATATTTGGGGCTGAACCGGCGTTTCGGGTACTGGCGTGATTCTCATTTGCGAATAACCGGAAGCGCCGTTCAGCAAATGCAGGCACAGTTTTTACTGGACTGGAATTTGGCATCATCGAATCAGATTGACGGGGCAAACGAACGGAGCTTTTTTCCGACTATCGAGGGCACCGGCAATGTCGGTATCCAGATCGTATCCAGCGGTCCTAATCACGAGCTGGAGCAAATCAAGAACGCCTTTATAAAGATGGTGAACTCGGCTAAAGAATCGATCTGCATCCAGACCCCCTATTTCATCCCGGACGAAAGTTTGTTGGGTGCTTTGAAGATGGCGGTGCTGTCCGGCGTCGAGGTGCGAATGATGATCCCGAGCAAGCCGGATCACAAAATGGTGTACTTGGCTTCCTTTTCCTACTTGGGCGATTTAATGGAAGAGGGAATGAAATGCTACCTTTATGAAAAGGGCTTTCTGCATGCGAAGACCATCGTCGTAGATGGTAAGGTCGCTTCGGTAGGGACGGCAAATGTGGACATAAGGAGCTTCAAGCTCAATTTTGAGGTAAATGCGGTGCTTTATGATACGGCCACGGCAGCTCGGCTTAAACGTATTTTCGAAGAAGATATGCAGCACTGCACCGAGTTGACATATGAGGCCTATAAGGCGAGATCCATGCTGCAGCGTTTCAAAGAATCGTGCACCAGACTACTTTCTCCGATATTATAG